In Patescibacteria group bacterium, a genomic segment contains:
- a CDS encoding Glu/Leu/Phe/Val dehydrogenase encodes MNQFLSSVLEQVKEAGKLINIPPKVLEIFESPQRIIEFSIPLKKDTGEVEIFQGFRIQHNDALGPFKGGIRFHPKVDLDEVKALSMLMTLKNAAMDLPYGGAKGGIRVEPQKLSFGELEKLSRAYVDEIYYYIGPQKDVPAPDVNTNPQIMAWMYDQYSKIKGFSSLASFTGKPLILGGSYGREISTAFGGVVVLEKFLELNPIFKAKEKKEISIAIQGFGNVGGNIAKILFESGYKIVAVSDAKNALYDASGLDVEEIIKTRKEKGRLMSKSCYPAELGELEVSCSVISNEELLKLPVDILIPAAIENQIHEDNAGEVKAKIILEMANGPVTREAVVKLRPKDIIIIPDILANAGGVIGSYYEWVQNLTGLRWEEEEVLEKVKKKMETAFYDVYKISQEYKVDLRCAAYIKVLKKLEEALRLLGRI; translated from the coding sequence ATGAACCAATTTTTATCATCAGTTTTAGAGCAGGTTAAGGAAGCCGGAAAATTAATTAATATTCCGCCCAAGGTTTTGGAAATATTCGAATCGCCCCAGCGGATTATCGAGTTTTCCATCCCGCTAAAAAAGGATACAGGCGAAGTGGAAATTTTCCAAGGCTTCCGAATCCAGCATAACGACGCCCTCGGTCCTTTTAAGGGCGGCATCCGCTTCCACCCAAAGGTTGATTTGGATGAGGTTAAAGCCCTGTCCATGCTTATGACTTTAAAAAACGCGGCCATGGATCTGCCTTACGGCGGCGCCAAAGGAGGAATTAGAGTCGAGCCGCAAAAATTAAGTTTTGGCGAATTAGAAAAATTATCGCGCGCATATGTCGATGAGATTTACTACTATATCGGCCCGCAAAAAGACGTCCCGGCGCCGGACGTAAATACCAATCCCCAAATCATGGCCTGGATGTATGACCAATACAGTAAGATTAAGGGATTCTCGTCGCTCGCTTCATTTACCGGCAAGCCATTGATACTAGGCGGGAGTTATGGCCGGGAGATATCGACCGCTTTTGGCGGAGTAGTGGTTTTGGAAAAGTTTTTAGAACTTAATCCGATATTCAAGGCAAAGGAAAAAAAGGAGATATCCATCGCCATCCAGGGATTTGGAAATGTCGGAGGTAATATCGCGAAAATTCTTTTTGAGAGCGGATATAAAATTGTCGCGGTTTCGGACGCGAAAAACGCGCTTTATGACGCCAGCGGCCTGGATGTTGAAGAAATAATTAAAACCCGAAAGGAAAAAGGCCGTCTTATGTCAAAATCCTGCTATCCGGCCGAGTTAGGGGAGTTGGAAGTATCGTGCAGTGTTATTAGCAATGAAGAACTATTGAAGCTGCCGGTCGATATTCTTATTCCGGCGGCTATCGAAAATCAGATCCACGAAGATAACGCCGGCGAAGTAAAAGCCAAGATAATTCTAGAAATGGCCAATGGGCCGGTAACCCGCGAGGCGGTAGTAAAATTGAGGCCGAAAGATATTATTATTATTCCTGATATTCTCGCCAATGCCGGAGGGGTAATCGGTAGTTATTATGAATGGGTTCAAAATCTTACGGGGTTGAGATGGGAAGAGGAGGAGGTATTGGAGAAAGTCAAGAAAAAAATGGAAACGGCCTTTTACGATGTATACAAAATATCGCAGGAGTATAAAGTTGATTTGCGATGCGCCGCTTATATTAAAGTTTTAAAGAAGCTCGAAGAAGCTTTGCGTCTCCTTGGCCGGATATAA
- a CDS encoding metallopeptidase family protein: MNLSSEDFEKIVKEELDSLPEEVISKTNNVAFLIEDYPTPDQEKKFRLGRGYFLFGLYEGYHQSSRRNLGAVLPDRITLFKYAILHESKNEKELRMMISNTIKHEIAHHFGSDEAGARKASR; encoded by the coding sequence ATGAACTTGTCATCAGAAGATTTTGAAAAAATAGTAAAAGAAGAGCTGGATAGCCTGCCGGAGGAAGTTATCAGTAAAACGAATAATGTGGCTTTTTTAATTGAGGATTATCCGACTCCGGATCAAGAAAAAAAATTCCGGCTGGGGCGCGGTTATTTTTTGTTCGGCCTTTACGAAGGCTATCATCAATCGAGCCGCCGTAATTTAGGCGCGGTATTGCCCGACCGGATTACGCTTTTTAAATACGCGATACTGCATGAATCCAAAAACGAAAAAGAATTAAGAATGATGATTAGCAATACCATTAAGCATGAAATTGCCCATCACTTCGGCTCGGACGAAGCCGGAGCGCGCAAAGCCAGCCGATAA
- the gyrB gene encoding DNA topoisomerase (ATP-hydrolyzing) subunit B — translation MAKDKTKANVYDASSITVLEGLEPVRKRPGMYIGSTGTTGLHHLIWEVVDNGIDEAMAGHANEIVVTLTADGMVSVYDNGRGIPVGIHKVTGVSALETVLTKLHAGGKFGGGGYKVSGGLHGVGVSVVNALSEYLKAEVFQNGKIWMQEYKRGKPLKKVKPSGTTKKTGTQITFKPDAEIFTETTEFSWGTVIDHFRQQAYLNRGVTIKIFDKRKNHRPKAYVYYFEGGIKAYINSLNRSKNVKNETIFYVEKPINSSLVEIALQYNDEYNETVLAFANNIYNPEGGTHMAGFRAALTRTLNNYARTQNMLKEKDENLTGEDVREGLTAIISVKLTDPQFEGQTKGKLGNAEMKGYVETVFSEAFASFLEEHPREAEAIVGKCILSAQARIAARTARASILRKGALEGITLPGKLADCASRKAEETELFIVEGDSAGGSAKQGRDRKFQAILPLRGKILNVERARLDKMLANNEIKNLVIAMGTNIQEQFDIEKLRYGRIIIMTDADVDGAHIRTLLLTLFYRHFPDLVTRGHIFIAQPPLYQIKKGTTAKYAFSDDEKMKIIKEMGGGEVAEIEQGAEEISQDETGVSEEEVAEAAAAKAKAPAKINIQRYKGLGEMNPNQLWETTMDPKSRVMRQVNIEDAVRADETFDMLMGGDVAPRKHFIQTHAKKVENLDI, via the coding sequence ATGGCTAAAGACAAAACAAAAGCTAATGTTTATGACGCCAGTTCCATTACCGTTTTAGAAGGACTGGAGCCGGTAAGAAAACGGCCGGGAATGTATATCGGATCAACCGGTACGACCGGCCTGCACCATCTGATTTGGGAAGTGGTGGATAACGGAATCGACGAAGCTATGGCCGGCCATGCCAATGAAATTGTCGTTACCTTAACGGCTGACGGCATGGTTTCGGTTTACGATAACGGGCGCGGCATCCCGGTTGGCATCCATAAAGTTACGGGCGTATCGGCCTTGGAAACCGTCCTTACCAAATTACACGCCGGAGGAAAATTCGGCGGCGGCGGCTATAAAGTTTCCGGCGGCCTGCACGGCGTCGGCGTCTCGGTCGTTAACGCTTTGAGCGAATACTTAAAAGCTGAAGTTTTCCAAAACGGAAAAATTTGGATGCAGGAATATAAAAGAGGCAAACCCTTAAAAAAAGTAAAACCCTCGGGAACTACAAAAAAAACCGGCACCCAGATTACTTTTAAGCCGGACGCGGAAATATTTACCGAAACGACTGAATTCAGCTGGGGCACGGTGATCGACCATTTTCGCCAGCAGGCCTACTTAAATCGCGGCGTAACTATTAAAATTTTTGACAAGAGAAAAAATCACCGTCCCAAAGCCTATGTTTACTATTTTGAAGGCGGCATCAAAGCTTATATTAACTCTTTAAACCGCTCGAAAAATGTCAAAAACGAAACGATTTTTTACGTGGAAAAGCCGATTAATTCTTCGCTCGTGGAAATCGCTTTGCAATATAACGACGAATACAATGAAACGGTTTTGGCTTTTGCCAATAACATCTACAATCCCGAAGGCGGAACGCATATGGCCGGATTCCGGGCGGCCTTAACCCGCACCCTGAATAATTACGCCCGAACCCAGAACATGTTAAAGGAAAAAGATGAAAACCTTACCGGCGAGGATGTCCGTGAAGGCTTAACGGCGATTATCAGCGTAAAGCTTACTGATCCCCAGTTTGAAGGCCAGACTAAAGGAAAACTAGGCAACGCGGAAATGAAAGGCTACGTGGAAACAGTCTTTAGCGAAGCCTTTGCCTCATTCTTAGAAGAGCATCCGCGCGAAGCCGAAGCGATTGTCGGCAAATGCATCCTGTCGGCCCAGGCCCGGATTGCCGCCCGAACGGCCCGCGCCAGTATTTTAAGAAAGGGCGCTTTGGAAGGAATTACCCTGCCCGGAAAACTGGCTGACTGCGCGTCGAGAAAAGCCGAAGAAACAGAATTATTCATAGTCGAGGGCGATTCGGCCGGCGGCTCGGCTAAACAAGGCCGCGACCGAAAATTCCAGGCTATCCTTCCTCTGCGAGGAAAAATTTTGAATGTCGAACGCGCGAGATTAGATAAGATGCTCGCTAATAATGAAATCAAGAACCTGGTAATCGCCATGGGCACCAATATCCAGGAACAGTTTGATATAGAAAAACTCCGCTACGGCCGGATTATTATTATGACTGACGCCGACGTTGACGGCGCCCATATCCGCACTTTGCTTCTCACGTTGTTCTACCGCCACTTCCCGGATTTGGTCACCCGCGGCCATATCTTTATCGCCCAGCCGCCCTTATACCAGATTAAAAAAGGCACAACCGCCAAGTACGCTTTTTCCGATGATGAAAAAATGAAAATTATAAAAGAAATGGGCGGAGGCGAAGTCGCTGAAATCGAACAAGGGGCGGAAGAAATCTCGCAGGATGAAACCGGGGTATCCGAAGAAGAGGTGGCAGAAGCGGCTGCCGCAAAGGCCAAAGCCCCGGCAAAAATCAATATCCAGCGCTATAAAGGTCTAGGAGAAATGAACCCGAACCAGCTTTGGGAAACTACTATGGATCCCAAAAGCCGTGTAATGCGCCAGGTAAATATCGAAGACGCGGTGCGCGCCGACGAAACTTTTGATATGCTGATGGGCGGCGACGTCGCGCCCCGGAAACACTTTATCCAGACCCACGCGAAGAAGGTGGAGAATTTGGATATCTAA
- a CDS encoding HU family DNA-binding protein yields MAKMTKSQILEALANQTGMSKKDVGNFLDKLTELAYGEVKKSGEFVVPGIGKLVKVKRAARVGRNPATGESINIPAKTVVKFRVAKAAKEAVL; encoded by the coding sequence ATGGCAAAGATGACTAAGTCTCAAATTCTGGAGGCTTTGGCAAACCAAACTGGAATGTCAAAAAAGGATGTCGGCAATTTTTTGGACAAGCTGACTGAATTAGCCTACGGCGAAGTAAAAAAAAGCGGTGAATTCGTCGTTCCGGGCATCGGAAAGCTGGTAAAAGTTAAAAGAGCCGCCCGGGTTGGCAGAAACCCAGCCACCGGCGAATCAATTAACATTCCGGCTAAAACCGTAGTTAAATTCAGAGTCGCCAAAGCCGCCAAAGAAGCAGTTTTATAA
- a CDS encoding response regulator encodes MKILVIEDEAAIRELIIEMLEIFGWESVGFRSAEDALQELKKAIFQLAICDLNLPGMRGTDFVRYCADRYPGIKHILTSGSNCDEVKIQCLEAGADGFLPKPYDVNQLNEMILSITNGESQ; translated from the coding sequence ATGAAAATCCTGGTGATCGAAGACGAAGCCGCAATTCGGGAATTGATTATCGAAATGCTCGAGATTTTCGGGTGGGAGTCTGTTGGATTCAGATCGGCGGAAGATGCTTTGCAAGAATTGAAAAAAGCCATTTTTCAGCTTGCAATTTGCGATTTGAATCTGCCGGGGATGAGGGGAACCGATTTCGTAAGATACTGCGCGGATAGGTATCCCGGTATCAAGCACATACTTACGAGCGGATCTAATTGTGATGAAGTGAAAATCCAATGCCTCGAGGCCGGAGCAGACGGTTTTTTACCCAAGCCGTATGACGTAAATCAGCTCAATGAAATGATATTGAGCATAACAAATGGAGAATCGCAATAA
- a CDS encoding DUF3048 domain-containing protein, with amino-acid sequence MEELKNKVKAVLGGRRIFIFLGVIIFCLIPWLGYYLHGYIDGSEKSREGSAAIAGSGEKNEPKVEMARRWIDGVMVEKGKENLFPAAIMIENHVDARPQSGLTKANLVYEAEAEGGITRFLAIYASGDEIKKIGPIRSARPYYIDWSADLHALYIHCGGSPDALAKIARENIFDLNEFYNTAAFWREKSRPAPHNVYSSSGLISAYLDKSEADISQKNESAVSWKYKDDLEPLARPEDSAITVFYRGNDFTVQWKYDKITNDYSRFEGGLAHVMEDGTPIKAKNIIIQSVQSRVIDEEGRRQIETIGSGKAKICLDGSCGDGSWKKKNKSGRTFYYNAAGEEIEFNAGTTWVEVIPNGYKVNAE; translated from the coding sequence ATGGAGGAATTAAAAAATAAAGTTAAAGCGGTATTAGGCGGCCGAAGAATATTTATTTTTTTGGGAGTTATTATATTCTGCCTTATTCCCTGGCTGGGATATTATCTTCACGGCTATATTGACGGCTCGGAAAAAAGCCGGGAAGGCAGCGCGGCGATTGCCGGGAGCGGAGAAAAAAACGAGCCGAAAGTTGAAATGGCCCGGCGCTGGATCGACGGGGTGATGGTCGAAAAAGGAAAGGAGAATTTATTTCCAGCGGCAATAATGATTGAAAACCATGTTGACGCCCGGCCCCAGTCCGGATTGACAAAAGCCAATTTGGTTTATGAAGCCGAAGCCGAGGGCGGAATTACGAGATTTTTGGCAATTTACGCGTCTGGCGATGAAATAAAGAAAATCGGGCCGATAAGGAGCGCCCGGCCGTATTACATTGACTGGAGCGCCGATTTACATGCCCTCTATATTCATTGCGGCGGCAGTCCGGACGCGCTAGCTAAAATTGCCCGTGAAAATATTTTTGACTTGAATGAATTTTATAACACCGCCGCCTTTTGGAGGGAAAAATCCCGTCCGGCGCCGCATAACGTATATAGTTCAAGCGGGCTTATAAGCGCCTATCTTGATAAAAGTGAAGCCGACATAAGCCAAAAGAACGAAAGCGCCGTTTCCTGGAAATATAAAGATGATCTGGAACCTTTGGCTCGGCCGGAAGATTCGGCAATTACGGTATTTTACCGGGGAAATGATTTTACAGTCCAGTGGAAGTATGATAAAATAACGAACGATTACAGTAGATTTGAAGGCGGGCTGGCCCATGTTATGGAAGACGGAACGCCGATTAAGGCCAAAAATATCATAATCCAATCGGTCCAGTCGCGGGTGATTGATGAAGAAGGGCGGAGGCAGATTGAAACTATCGGGAGCGGAAAAGCCAAAATCTGCTTGGATGGTTCATGTGGCGACGGGTCATGGAAGAAAAAAAATAAGAGCGGGCGGACCTTTTATTATAACGCCGCCGGCGAAGAAATCGAGTTTAACGCTGGTACTACTTGGGTCGAAGTAATACCGAATGGCTATAAAGTTAACGCTGAATAA
- a CDS encoding queuosine precursor transporter, with protein sequence MDKKLSLALVSASAYTSAQIIANVLSTKITVLPLVHLSMDAGTIIYPITFTLRDLVHKTCGKKNSRVVVVSAAAFSLLAFLFFWLAGKMAPDPAWLYQNDYQNILMPVFRISIASVIAQVLSELADTEIFSMVYRRLNDILAVLISNTVALVIDSAIFSLIAFLGVLPISTVMEIMVANILVKAVISLVSSPAIKFMPKQVETEEI encoded by the coding sequence ATGGACAAAAAATTAAGCCTGGCTTTAGTGAGCGCGTCAGCTTATACCTCCGCGCAAATTATCGCTAATGTTTTATCAACCAAAATTACGGTTTTGCCCCTCGTCCACTTATCGATGGACGCTGGTACTATTATATATCCGATAACTTTTACTTTAAGGGATCTTGTCCATAAAACCTGCGGGAAAAAGAATTCTCGGGTGGTCGTCGTATCCGCCGCCGCCTTCAGCCTTTTGGCCTTCTTGTTTTTTTGGCTGGCAGGGAAGATGGCTCCGGATCCGGCCTGGCTTTATCAAAATGATTACCAAAATATTTTGATGCCGGTTTTCCGTATTTCCATCGCCAGCGTAATCGCCCAGGTATTATCAGAATTGGCCGATACGGAAATTTTTAGCATGGTTTATCGCCGGCTAAACGATATATTAGCAGTGCTCATTTCAAATACGGTTGCGCTGGTAATCGACAGCGCGATCTTCAGCCTAATCGCTTTTTTAGGAGTCTTGCCGATCTCGACTGTTATGGAAATAATGGTTGCCAATATATTAGTGAAAGCCGTTATCAGTTTAGTTTCGTCGCCCGCCATCAAATTCATGCCCAAACAGGTTGAAACAGAAGAAATCTAA
- the rpmG gene encoding 50S ribosomal protein L33, with translation MSQDNLIKLECSSCKQVNYFSHKNKKILKERLQIKKHCKHCGKHTPHKETK, from the coding sequence ATGTCACAAGATAATCTTATAAAACTTGAATGCTCATCCTGCAAGCAAGTCAATTACTTTTCCCACAAAAATAAAAAAATTCTGAAAGAAAGGCTCCAAATAAAAAAACACTGCAAGCATTGCGGCAAACACACGCCTCACAAAGAAACTAAGTAG
- a CDS encoding AI-2E family transporter has translation MDKSMIPRAFLLLMLAGILYLCYLVFSPFLADIIVAGVLATILHPLYIKLSVLLKGRKKTAALIICLAVILIAVAIISNLIIYSAQKLIETYGNISNFISHDGLDPLLNNRYLHQLGVNLDNNLRTYLFDALGKVNQWLITGATSLIAGTTNFIFSLALIILSMFFFLIDGENMLKRIMRWTPLPNKYDQKIFRKFKDVSQSAVLSTILNAAAQGFFAGLGFWVVGLPAFLGGILTSVFSLVPYVGAGLVWFPAAVYLLLAGKIWQGIFMIAWGTGGISIIDNVIRAYIIKEKAQVHPLFIIFSILGGVAFFGFWGIIFGPLIISLAVTILHIYEIEYESILEK, from the coding sequence ATGGACAAGTCCATGATCCCCAGGGCTTTCTTGCTTTTAATGCTCGCCGGCATATTGTATTTATGCTATCTGGTGTTTAGCCCTTTTCTAGCTGATATTATTGTGGCCGGCGTGCTGGCAACCATACTGCATCCTTTGTATATTAAACTCTCGGTTTTATTGAAAGGGAGAAAAAAAACCGCCGCGCTAATTATCTGCCTCGCGGTTATCCTTATCGCGGTAGCGATTATTTCCAACCTGATTATATATTCTGCCCAGAAGCTCATAGAAACCTACGGAAATATATCCAATTTTATCAGCCACGACGGCCTAGATCCGCTTCTTAACAACCGATATCTCCACCAGCTGGGAGTCAATCTAGACAACAACCTGCGCACCTATTTATTTGACGCTTTAGGCAAGGTCAATCAGTGGCTGATTACGGGCGCTACGTCTCTCATCGCCGGCACGACGAACTTCATATTCTCCCTGGCTTTGATAATCCTAAGCATGTTCTTTTTCCTGATCGACGGGGAAAATATGCTAAAAAGGATAATGCGCTGGACGCCGCTTCCCAATAAATACGACCAAAAGATTTTCCGCAAATTTAAAGATGTAAGCCAATCAGCCGTTTTATCCACGATTCTAAACGCGGCGGCGCAAGGCTTTTTTGCCGGCCTGGGATTTTGGGTAGTCGGCTTGCCGGCTTTCTTAGGCGGCATCTTAACCAGCGTTTTTTCGTTAGTGCCGTACGTCGGCGCCGGATTAGTCTGGTTTCCGGCCGCGGTTTATCTCCTCTTAGCCGGTAAAATCTGGCAGGGCATATTTATGATCGCCTGGGGAACCGGCGGCATTAGCATCATTGACAATGTAATCAGAGCCTATATTATAAAGGAAAAAGCCCAGGTTCACCCTTTGTTCATAATTTTTTCAATCCTGGGAGGCGTGGCTTTTTTCGGATTTTGGGGCATAATTTTCGGACCTTTGATAATTTCCCTGGCGGTAACAATTTTGCATATCTACGAGATTGAATACGAGAGCATACTCGAAAAATAA
- a CDS encoding MarR family transcriptional regulator, with the protein MKKSPFMHPLKDKSIAKLVVFTATRLEQFANTYVLKPMGLTTTAIKIMGILYYRGPLTPTDILKLIGGTKSNVTQRLNFLEKSGFIKRQAPRKKTADDKRKKMIELTGGGKRKLVLAYELVNDKSLDLEKSFTKAECRLFYEYLVKTNLLIYNVEKEYLKLNPRNCRSDDLLKEICGLKQKNCRNFLN; encoded by the coding sequence ATGAAGAAATCTCCCTTTATGCACCCCTTAAAAGACAAATCAATAGCTAAGCTGGTGGTATTTACCGCTACCCGGCTGGAACAATTCGCCAATACTTATGTATTAAAACCGATGGGCCTTACTACCACGGCGATTAAAATCATGGGGATTTTGTATTACCGCGGCCCCCTTACCCCGACCGATATTCTCAAGTTAATCGGCGGGACAAAGTCCAACGTTACCCAGCGCCTTAATTTCTTAGAAAAGAGCGGATTTATTAAGCGCCAGGCTCCACGAAAAAAAACGGCAGATGATAAAAGAAAAAAAATGATTGAACTTACTGGCGGAGGAAAAAGAAAACTTGTCTTGGCTTACGAATTGGTGAATGACAAAAGCCTGGATTTGGAAAAAAGTTTTACCAAAGCCGAATGCCGGCTTTTCTACGAATACTTAGTTAAAACCAATTTACTTATTTATAACGTTGAAAAGGAATACCTGAAATTAAACCCAAGAAATTGCCGCTCTGATGATTTACTAAAAGAGATCTGCGGGCTTAAACAAAAAAACTGCCGAAATTTTTTAAACTAA
- a CDS encoding 50S ribosomal protein L25, whose translation MEKVNLKAYTREENNGKAKLLRAKGYLPAVLYGSNITGLSLKVKKGEFEKVYEKAGESTLVELQVDEKTPVKVLIYDVQKEPIHDRINHIDFFQVDMKKKVTTEIPLEFIGESKAIRELGAALIKHADNIEVECLPEDLVSEIKVDISPLSNFDDSLKVKDLVLPKGVTALADGENIIVSVVEPKAEEEPVAAVKPEDVEVIGKGKEEKEGAEGAAEKEKTEK comes from the coding sequence ATGGAAAAAGTCAATTTAAAAGCTTACACGAGAGAAGAAAACAACGGGAAGGCTAAACTGCTCCGGGCCAAAGGCTACTTGCCGGCCGTCCTTTATGGGAGCAATATTACCGGTTTAAGCCTCAAAGTAAAAAAAGGGGAATTCGAAAAAGTATATGAAAAAGCCGGAGAAAGCACGCTGGTCGAACTTCAAGTAGACGAGAAGACGCCGGTGAAGGTTCTTATTTACGATGTGCAAAAAGAGCCGATACACGACCGGATTAACCATATCGATTTCTTCCAGGTGGATATGAAAAAGAAAGTAACTACCGAAATTCCGCTGGAATTCATCGGCGAATCCAAAGCGATAAGAGAGCTGGGCGCCGCTCTGATTAAGCACGCGGACAACATTGAAGTCGAATGCTTGCCGGAAGATTTAGTGAGTGAAATAAAAGTTGACATCAGCCCGCTTTCCAATTTTGATGATTCCTTGAAAGTAAAAGACTTGGTACTGCCTAAAGGCGTTACGGCTTTGGCTGACGGGGAAAACATCATCGTTTCAGTTGTCGAGCCTAAAGCCGAAGAAGAGCCGGTAGCGGCAGTTAAGCCGGAAGATGTTGAAGTAATCGGAAAAGGCAAAGAAGAAAAGGAAGGGGCAGAAGGCGCGGCGGAAAAGGAAAAAACCGAAAAATAA
- the rodA gene encoding rod shape-determining protein RodA, with amino-acid sequence MKSIPGTGTINLMRKVLLYLKNFDWILFSSVFLLVIYGLVEIYSVSLSQGDQSLANFKKQLLFAGIGLVLLFVFAFLDFNDLRETSVYFYVLGVILLVAVLFFGSTIRGTKGWFNIFGFSFQPVELIKIILILFFSYYYSRANFRFNTLKHFLLPLFFLAILAGLVMAQPDFGSAMVLVLLWLAIIVMAGFSKKYLAILILAGLLLGGAGWLFYLKPYQKERIMTFANPKSSPLDQGYNVTQAMIAVGSGQLIGRGIGFGSQSQLRFLPESQNDFIFAVIAEELGFLGVILVLAFFMVFFHRAIKSLRRVKEDFSTFFILGAISLIFIEMFINIGMNVGLLPVVGISLPLVSYGGSALVSTLILVGIMESIIIRSKINY; translated from the coding sequence ATGAAATCAATACCAGGAACGGGAACTATTAACTTGATGAGGAAAGTTTTATTATATTTAAAAAATTTCGACTGGATTTTATTTAGTTCAGTTTTTTTATTGGTCATATACGGCCTGGTAGAGATTTACAGCGTATCCCTTTCCCAAGGCGACCAGAGCTTGGCCAACTTTAAAAAACAGCTCTTGTTCGCCGGAATCGGACTGGTTTTGCTTTTTGTTTTTGCTTTTCTTGATTTTAACGACCTTCGCGAAACCAGCGTTTACTTTTATGTTTTAGGAGTTATTCTTTTGGTGGCGGTCTTATTTTTCGGTTCAACTATCAGGGGAACCAAAGGCTGGTTTAATATTTTCGGTTTTAGCTTTCAGCCGGTCGAGCTTATTAAAATCATATTAATACTCTTTTTCTCTTATTATTATTCCCGGGCCAATTTCCGCTTCAATACCCTAAAGCACTTTTTACTGCCCTTGTTTTTTTTAGCAATTTTGGCCGGCCTGGTAATGGCCCAGCCGGATTTTGGTTCGGCGATGGTTTTGGTCCTTTTATGGCTCGCCATCATCGTTATGGCCGGTTTCAGCAAAAAATATTTAGCTATCTTGATCCTGGCCGGACTGCTTTTGGGCGGGGCGGGCTGGCTTTTTTACCTAAAGCCCTACCAGAAAGAAAGGATTATGACTTTTGCCAACCCTAAGTCAAGCCCGCTTGATCAAGGGTATAATGTTACCCAGGCCATGATCGCGGTCGGGTCAGGCCAGCTTATCGGCCGGGGCATTGGTTTTGGTTCGCAGTCGCAATTAAGGTTCTTGCCGGAAAGCCAAAATGACTTCATCTTCGCGGTAATTGCTGAAGAATTGGGCTTTTTAGGGGTTATTTTGGTATTGGCCTTTTTTATGGTATTTTTCCACCGGGCTATAAAAAGCCTCCGCCGCGTTAAAGAGGATTTTAGCACCTTTTTCATTTTAGGGGCCATAAGCTTGATTTTTATTGAAATGTTTATTAATATAGGTATGAACGTCGGGCTATTGCCGGTAGTCGGCATTTCATTGCCTTTGGTAAGCTACGGCGGCAGTGCGCTTGTTTCCACTCTAATATTAGTAGGAATAATGGAAAGCATAATAATCCGCAGTAAGATTAATTACTAA